In Polaromonas sp. JS666, one genomic interval encodes:
- a CDS encoding GNAT family N-acetyltransferase — protein MKELPNPTFALSPVAMPRGSLHQSGHAVSQPSTHGVQGSQRPSVGKILVSWARHQDEVRQAQRLRYQVFALEMGATLSRTLPGHDIDLFDDYCEHLLVRDEASGDVIGTYRVLTPTQAKRVGSTYSDTEFDLTRLRSLRERMVELGRSCVHADHRHGGVILALWGALAEFMARNQLDTMIGCASIPMQHNGVSSGQAAASIWRQVRQTHLAAIEYRVTPRLALPVEQLDDSLDVEPPALIKGYLRLGAKVLGAPAWDPDFNSADLPMMMRIADLPPRYLKHFSGKPLPANSAEA, from the coding sequence ATGAAAGAACTGCCCAATCCCACCTTTGCATTGTCGCCCGTCGCAATGCCACGGGGGTCACTTCATCAAAGCGGTCATGCTGTCAGCCAGCCCTCTACTCATGGGGTTCAAGGGTCTCAAAGGCCTTCAGTGGGGAAAATCCTGGTCAGCTGGGCCCGGCACCAGGACGAGGTCCGGCAGGCGCAACGCCTGAGGTACCAGGTGTTTGCTCTTGAAATGGGCGCCACCCTGTCCAGGACCTTGCCGGGTCACGACATTGACCTGTTTGACGATTATTGCGAACACCTGCTGGTGCGCGACGAGGCCAGCGGCGACGTGATTGGCACCTACCGCGTGCTCACCCCGACCCAGGCCAAGCGCGTGGGCAGCACCTACAGCGACACCGAATTCGACCTGACCCGGCTGCGCTCCCTGCGCGAGCGCATGGTGGAGCTGGGGCGCAGCTGCGTGCACGCAGACCACCGGCATGGCGGCGTGATTCTGGCACTCTGGGGCGCGCTGGCCGAGTTCATGGCGCGCAACCAGCTCGACACCATGATTGGTTGTGCCAGCATCCCAATGCAGCACAACGGTGTCTCCAGTGGGCAGGCGGCTGCCAGCATCTGGCGCCAGGTGCGGCAAACCCACCTGGCCGCCATCGAATACCGCGTGACGCCGCGCCTGGCCTTGCCGGTGGAGCAGCTCGACGACTCACTGGATGTGGAGCCGCCGGCGCTGATCAAGGGTTACCTGCGCCTGGGCGCCAAGGTGCTCGGGGCGCCGGCCTGGGACCCGGACTTCAACTCGGCCGATTTGCCCATGATGATGCGCATCGCCGACTTGCCGCCGCGTTACCTGAAGCATTTTTCGGGCAAGCCCCTTCCTGCCAATTCCGCGGAGGCTTGA
- a CDS encoding universal stress protein: MQELAALDEKRSALAQRHGRELLDGVVRRVMDAGLTAVESRQRHGNLVEALLDMEPEGRLFVLGQHHHAEQGGKRHLDHKVERAIRSVRRPVLVAAASGHSRIRQFIAGSTTTLLRTSPVPVLVLR; this comes from the coding sequence TTGCAGGAACTGGCTGCACTGGATGAAAAACGCAGCGCGCTGGCTCAACGTCATGGCCGCGAACTGCTCGATGGCGTGGTTCGCCGTGTGATGGATGCGGGCCTGACCGCGGTGGAGAGCCGCCAGCGCCACGGCAACCTGGTCGAAGCGCTCCTGGACATGGAGCCTGAAGGCAGATTGTTCGTGCTCGGGCAACACCACCACGCCGAACAGGGCGGAAAACGCCATCTGGACCACAAGGTCGAGCGGGCCATCCGTTCGGTGCGGCGTCCGGTACTGGTGGCAGCAGCTTCCGGGCACTCCCGCATCCGCCAATTTATTGCGGGCAGCACCACCACCTTGCTGCGGACCAGCCCGGTGCCGGTTCTCGTGCTTCGCTGA
- a CDS encoding UDP-2,3-diacylglucosamine diphosphatase, which translates to MRHMFDALASFGNGNVPGQDDSDDESLRKRYRTIFISDLHLGTPGCQAAALLDFLKAHPSDNLYLVGDIVDGWQLRRKWYWPQSHNDVVQKLLRRARKGCRIIYVPGNHDEFAREFMGHQFGGIEVMEEAVHTTVAGLQLWVIHGDYFDAVVQCAKWLAYVGDNLYEFTLKLNRHLNSLRARMGLPYWSLSAYLKQKVKSALNYVTDFEVAVASEARRRGHQGVVCGHIHRAEMRDINGVLYCNDGDWVESRTALVENFDGSLELVHWAPAHETQGRGHAVQAVTA; encoded by the coding sequence ATGCGGCACATGTTTGACGCCCTCGCATCGTTCGGCAACGGGAATGTGCCGGGCCAGGACGACAGCGACGATGAGTCGTTGCGCAAGCGTTACCGCACGATTTTCATCTCTGACCTTCATCTGGGCACGCCCGGCTGCCAGGCGGCGGCGCTGCTGGACTTCCTGAAAGCCCATCCCAGCGACAACCTGTACCTGGTGGGCGATATCGTTGACGGCTGGCAGCTGCGCCGCAAGTGGTACTGGCCGCAGTCCCACAACGACGTGGTGCAAAAGCTGCTGCGGCGCGCCCGCAAAGGCTGCCGCATCATTTATGTGCCGGGCAACCATGATGAGTTTGCGCGTGAATTTATGGGCCACCAGTTTGGCGGCATTGAAGTGATGGAAGAAGCGGTGCACACCACGGTCGCCGGCTTGCAGTTGTGGGTGATCCACGGTGATTATTTCGATGCGGTCGTGCAATGCGCCAAATGGCTCGCCTACGTGGGCGACAACCTGTATGAATTCACGCTCAAACTTAACCGGCATCTCAACAGCCTGCGCGCCCGAATGGGTTTGCCCTATTGGTCGCTGTCGGCTTACCTGAAGCAAAAGGTCAAGAGCGCGCTGAACTACGTCACCGACTTCGAAGTGGCCGTGGCCAGCGAAGCGCGCCGCCGCGGCCACCAGGGTGTGGTGTGCGGCCATATTCATCGTGCCGAGATGCGCGACATCAACGGCGTCCTGTACTGTAACGACGGCGACTGGGTCGAAAGCCGCACGGCCTTGGTTGAAAATTTTGACGGCAGCCTGGAACTGGTGCATTGGGCGCCGGCCCATGAAACCCAGGGCCGTGGTCATGCCGTGCAGGCGGTGACCGCATGA
- a CDS encoding putative selenate ABC transporter substrate-binding protein, producing MVHHSRSVALRVLAACVVLAFAGVSHAQSVFRVTTIPEEAATEQMRKFGPIVKYLEQKLGMKVEFTPVSDYPAAVETLVNKNIDMAWLGGFTFIQAQNRSGGKIIPIAQREEDTKFQSVFIAKTSSGIKTLADLKGKQVSFGSQSSTSGHLMPRSFLLQANIDPDKDFKRVAYSGAHDATIASVVSGKVEAAALDITVWNKFVKENRVDTKDVNVFYTTLGYFNYNWAVHADMPAALREKVTKALIDIDPATAQGKEILDLNRATRYIPTQAGNYRGIEAAARSAGLLK from the coding sequence ATGGTCCACCATTCCCGATCCGTTGCCCTCAGGGTCTTGGCAGCGTGCGTTGTGCTGGCTTTTGCGGGCGTGTCGCACGCGCAATCTGTTTTTCGCGTGACCACCATTCCCGAAGAGGCGGCGACCGAGCAGATGCGAAAGTTCGGCCCCATTGTGAAATACCTGGAGCAAAAGCTCGGAATGAAAGTCGAGTTCACACCCGTGAGCGACTACCCGGCTGCCGTCGAAACGCTGGTCAACAAGAACATCGATATGGCCTGGTTGGGCGGATTTACCTTTATCCAGGCGCAAAACCGCTCCGGCGGCAAAATCATTCCTATTGCCCAGCGGGAAGAAGACACGAAATTCCAGTCGGTGTTCATTGCCAAAACCAGCTCGGGCATCAAGACTCTGGCTGACCTCAAAGGCAAGCAGGTCAGTTTTGGCTCCCAGTCCAGCACCTCCGGTCACTTGATGCCGCGCAGCTTTTTGCTGCAAGCCAATATCGACCCCGACAAGGACTTCAAGCGGGTGGCCTACTCCGGCGCGCATGACGCCACGATTGCCTCGGTGGTGAGCGGCAAGGTTGAAGCTGCTGCGCTTGATATCACGGTGTGGAACAAGTTCGTCAAGGAAAACAGGGTCGATACCAAAGACGTCAATGTCTTCTACACCACGCTCGGCTACTTCAACTACAACTGGGCCGTGCATGCCGACATGCCGGCGGCCTTGCGTGAGAAGGTCACCAAGGCCCTGATTGATATCGACCCGGCCACCGCACAAGGCAAGGAAATTCTCGACCTCAACCGCGCAACGCGCTACATCCCGACCCAGGCGGGCAATTACAGAGGCATTGAGGCAGCCGCCCGCAGTGCCGGTTTGCTCAAGTAA
- a CDS encoding glycosyltransferase family 4 protein, with the protein MKIALVTDAWGPQVNGVVTTLVELVRELEQLGHVVEVIHPGLFKTRPCPGYAGIDLAIRPGRGLTEKLDAFQPDAIHVATEGPLGWAARSYCDKRGLKFTTAFHTKFPEILHAALRIPLSWGYALFRYFHKPSSGVMVPTQGVLRMLERRGFRNLRGWTHGVDTQLFEFQDAPRVYPPVGTLVRPVSLFVGRLSYEKNIEAFLKLDIPGTKVVCGVGPLEVALRERYPHVRWMGVMPRSELAKVYAAADVFVFPSRSETFGLVMLEAMAAGTPVAAYPVDGPLEVLGSEEGNCHGGVMNTDLQQACYSALAVPRHQARRRALDFSWEQATQQFESYLVLAVKSTSCKPVSGGIASVKSTVTPLSSNR; encoded by the coding sequence ATGAAGATTGCCTTGGTCACGGACGCCTGGGGGCCCCAGGTTAACGGTGTGGTTACCACGCTTGTGGAGTTGGTGCGCGAACTGGAGCAACTGGGGCACGTGGTTGAGGTGATCCACCCAGGTCTTTTCAAGACCCGGCCTTGTCCCGGCTATGCGGGCATTGACCTGGCGATTCGCCCGGGCCGGGGCCTGACTGAAAAGCTCGATGCTTTTCAGCCTGACGCCATTCACGTCGCGACCGAGGGCCCGTTGGGCTGGGCGGCGCGCAGCTATTGCGACAAACGCGGCCTGAAGTTCACAACGGCATTTCACACCAAGTTTCCTGAAATCCTCCATGCGGCGCTCAGGATCCCGCTGTCGTGGGGCTACGCGCTGTTTCGTTACTTTCATAAACCATCATCCGGCGTGATGGTGCCCACGCAAGGCGTGTTGCGCATGCTGGAGCGGCGGGGCTTTCGCAATTTGCGCGGCTGGACGCACGGCGTGGACACGCAGCTTTTTGAATTTCAGGATGCGCCGCGTGTGTATCCGCCTGTGGGCACGCTGGTTCGACCGGTTTCGCTGTTTGTGGGGCGGCTGTCGTATGAGAAGAACATCGAGGCGTTTCTCAAGCTGGACATTCCCGGCACCAAGGTCGTTTGCGGCGTGGGGCCGCTGGAAGTCGCACTCAGGGAGCGCTATCCGCATGTGCGATGGATGGGTGTGATGCCCCGCAGTGAACTGGCCAAGGTGTACGCGGCCGCCGATGTATTTGTGTTTCCCAGCCGGTCGGAAACGTTCGGCCTGGTGATGCTGGAGGCCATGGCGGCGGGCACACCTGTGGCGGCCTACCCGGTGGATGGCCCGCTGGAGGTGCTGGGTAGCGAGGAAGGGAACTGTCACGGCGGTGTCATGAATACCGATTTGCAGCAGGCCTGCTACAGCGCGCTGGCGGTACCGCGGCATCAAGCCCGCAGGCGGGCATTGGACTTCAGTTGGGAACAGGCGACACAACAGTTTGAAAGTTACCTGGTTCTGGCCGTGAAAAGCACCTCTTGCAAGCCGGTCAGTGGGGGAATAGCATCAGTCAAAAGTACTGTCACGCCTTTGTCATCAAACCGGTAA
- the merP gene encoding mercury resistance system periplasmic binding protein MerP, which yields MKKLFASLALVAVVAPVLASTQTVTLSVPGMTCAACPITVKKAISKVAGVSKTDVSFDKREAVVTFDDAKTSVQKLTKSTEDAGYPSSVKR from the coding sequence GTGAAAAAACTGTTTGCCTCCCTCGCACTTGTCGCCGTCGTTGCCCCCGTGTTGGCCTCCACCCAGACCGTTACGCTGTCGGTGCCGGGCATGACCTGCGCTGCCTGTCCAATCACTGTCAAAAAGGCCATCTCGAAAGTAGCGGGTGTAAGCAAGACCGACGTGAGTTTCGACAAGCGTGAGGCCGTCGTCACCTTCGACGATGCCAAAACCAGCGTCCAGAAGCTGACCAAGTCGACCGAAGATGCGGGCTATCCGTCCAGCGTCAAGCGGTAA
- a CDS encoding heavy metal-responsive transcriptional regulator: protein MLTIGKLAALAGTTPNTLRYHEREGLIPPASKGDNGYRLYAQDAAQRVHFIRQAQQCGFALAEIRALLTIPRQASAGCSDVRTFAIEKKLALEAKIKLMKAMPAELDQLIGDCVDDKRPLNDCPILNALNRVPVEITH from the coding sequence ATGCTTACGATCGGCAAACTTGCGGCACTGGCGGGTACCACACCCAACACTTTGCGCTATCACGAGCGCGAGGGCTTGATTCCGCCAGCGTCCAAAGGCGACAACGGCTATCGCCTCTACGCGCAAGACGCGGCGCAACGTGTCCACTTCATAAGGCAAGCGCAGCAATGCGGCTTCGCGCTCGCGGAGATTCGAGCGCTGCTGACTATCCCGCGGCAGGCATCGGCCGGCTGCTCCGACGTTCGTACCTTTGCTATCGAAAAGAAACTCGCTCTGGAAGCAAAGATCAAACTGATGAAAGCAATGCCGGCGGAACTCGACCAATTGATCGGTGACTGCGTTGATGACAAACGCCCGCTGAATGATTGCCCTATTTTGAATGCGCTGAACCGCGTGCCCGTGGAGATAACACATTGA
- a CDS encoding PhnE/PtxC family ABC transporter permease produces the protein MTSATARLPMRPELRDPAWRGRIFWALAGLLLLWPALVLTEFKPWVMVEPGTLKSTLKFLSDFVPPKVEPDFLLLVARETWRTVAIATAGMALALLLALPLTLLSVRVLSVSALSGRMAPVPAALRQLVRWLLIVLRSVPELIWALIFVRVVGLGPTAGVLAIALTYSGMLGKVYGEILESGESHVTVSLLRNGSGRLQAFFYGLLPQNAAELTSYSVYRWECAIRSSAVLGFVGAGGLGQQMDASMKMFTGAEVSTMLLVFMALVWLADQASAWLRKALG, from the coding sequence ATGACCAGTGCGACCGCCCGCCTGCCCATGCGCCCCGAGCTGCGCGACCCGGCCTGGCGCGGCCGCATTTTCTGGGCACTGGCTGGTCTGCTGTTGCTCTGGCCCGCGCTGGTGCTGACCGAATTCAAGCCCTGGGTGATGGTCGAGCCCGGCACGCTCAAATCAACGCTGAAGTTTCTCAGCGATTTTGTCCCGCCCAAGGTCGAGCCGGACTTTTTGCTGCTGGTGGCGCGGGAAACCTGGCGCACGGTGGCCATCGCCACCGCCGGCATGGCGCTGGCGCTGCTGCTGGCCCTGCCGCTGACCTTGCTGTCGGTGCGCGTGTTGTCAGTGTCTGCCTTGAGTGGGCGCATGGCGCCGGTGCCGGCCGCGCTGCGACAGCTGGTGCGCTGGCTGCTGATTGTGTTGCGCAGCGTGCCCGAGCTGATCTGGGCGCTGATTTTTGTGCGTGTGGTCGGGCTGGGCCCGACCGCCGGCGTGCTGGCCATTGCGCTGACCTACAGCGGCATGCTTGGCAAGGTGTATGGCGAAATCCTCGAAAGCGGGGAAAGCCACGTCACTGTTTCGCTACTGCGCAACGGATCGGGCCGCCTGCAGGCTTTCTTTTATGGCTTGCTGCCGCAAAACGCGGCCGAGCTGACCAGCTACAGCGTCTATCGCTGGGAGTGCGCCATCCGCTCGTCGGCGGTGCTGGGTTTTGTCGGTGCCGGCGGCCTGGGGCAGCAGATGGACGCCTCGATGAAGATGTTCACTGGCGCCGAGGTCAGCACCATGCTGCTGGTCTTCATGGCGCTGGTTTGGCTGGCAGACCAGGCCAGCGCCTGGCTGCGCAAGGCCCTGGGTTGA
- a CDS encoding phosphonate ABC transporter ATP-binding protein produces MNIKLDKVSARHPAAKRDAAAALRGVSLEVSAGEQIAVIGPSGAGKTTLLHVLGCALPPSSGSLQLNARDPWRLPRSKLQLLRGELFLAPQVPPLPPRQRVVTSVLAGRLPHIGLWQSLRSLFYPTAIAQADAALARFDLSDKLFARVDRLSGGERQRVGLARALVTEASLLLVDEPLSALDPTRGQQAIASLTQAARERGATLVSTLHHVEMALQNFPRIIGLRDGELAFDLPAAQVTPERLQALYAQHLHELTGPAHEAFDLPAAATPPAVMHCR; encoded by the coding sequence ATGAATATCAAGCTAGACAAGGTATCGGCGCGGCATCCTGCGGCAAAACGCGATGCCGCGGCGGCGCTGCGCGGTGTGTCGCTGGAGGTGTCTGCTGGCGAACAGATCGCCGTGATCGGGCCTTCCGGCGCTGGCAAGACCACGCTGCTGCACGTACTGGGCTGTGCCCTGCCGCCGTCGTCCGGCAGCCTGCAGCTCAACGCGCGCGATCCCTGGCGGCTGCCCCGCAGCAAGCTGCAGCTTTTGCGCGGCGAGCTGTTTCTGGCACCGCAGGTGCCGCCCCTGCCGCCGCGTCAGCGCGTCGTCACCTCGGTGCTGGCCGGTCGCCTGCCGCATATCGGCCTGTGGCAGAGCTTGCGCAGCCTGTTTTACCCGACGGCGATTGCCCAGGCCGACGCCGCGCTGGCCCGGTTTGACTTGAGCGACAAGTTGTTTGCCCGGGTGGACCGGCTGTCGGGCGGTGAGCGTCAGCGCGTGGGCCTGGCCCGCGCGCTGGTCACCGAGGCCAGCTTGCTGCTGGTCGACGAGCCACTCTCTGCGCTGGACCCGACGCGCGGGCAGCAGGCCATTGCTTCTTTGACGCAAGCGGCACGCGAGCGTGGCGCCACGCTGGTCAGCACCCTGCACCATGTCGAGATGGCGCTGCAGAATTTTCCGCGCATCATCGGTCTGCGAGACGGAGAGCTGGCCTTCGATCTGCCGGCAGCCCAGGTGACGCCCGAGCGCCTGCAGGCGCTGTATGCGCAGCATTTGCATGAGCTCACTGGGCCAGCGCATGAGGCGTTCGATCTGCCTGCGGCAGCAACGCCTCCTGCGGTCATGCATTGCCGCTGA
- a CDS encoding cytochrome c biogenesis protein CcdA, with the protein MNTEVWLQLVQQGGMTAVIAAFLTGLVSSFNPVAMAAVPVALAYVTKARETRQAVLYGAMFVAGMLVTHTAPGFLAGLGGSWVQGLLGRFWGLLLGPILILLGLVWTGWVRIPLPVFALRDSPANKAISLLKSLML; encoded by the coding sequence ATGAACACCGAAGTCTGGCTGCAGCTAGTCCAACAGGGCGGCATGACGGCGGTCATCGCTGCGTTTCTGACCGGTCTGGTCTCGAGCTTCAACCCCGTGGCGATGGCAGCCGTGCCAGTGGCGCTTGCGTATGTGACCAAGGCCCGGGAAACCCGACAGGCGGTGCTGTATGGCGCCATGTTTGTGGCCGGCATGCTTGTCACGCACACGGCACCTGGATTTTTGGCGGGCCTGGGCGGCAGCTGGGTCCAGGGCTTGCTGGGGCGGTTTTGGGGTCTTTTATTGGGCCCGATCCTGATCCTGCTTGGTCTGGTCTGGACCGGCTGGGTCCGGATTCCCTTGCCTGTCTTTGCCCTGCGAGACTCCCCCGCTAACAAAGCCATTTCCCTTCTTAAATCGCTGATGCTTTGA
- the merT gene encoding mercuric ion transporter MerT, with protein MSEPQNVRGALFAGGLAAILASTCCLGPLVLVALGFSGAWIGNLTAVEPYRPIFIGAALVAMSFAWLRIFQPVQACQPGEVCAIPQVRTTYQLIFWIVAVLVLVALGFPYVMPFFY; from the coding sequence ATGTCTGAACCACAAAATGTTCGTGGTGCCCTCTTCGCCGGCGGGCTGGCCGCCATCCTTGCCTCCACTTGCTGCCTGGGGCCGCTGGTACTGGTCGCACTGGGATTCAGTGGGGCCTGGATCGGCAATTTAACGGCGGTGGAGCCGTACCGCCCGATCTTCATCGGCGCGGCACTGGTGGCGATGTCCTTCGCTTGGCTGCGCATTTTCCAGCCCGTACAGGCATGCCAGCCGGGCGAGGTTTGCGCAATCCCGCAGGTGCGGACTACCTACCAGCTCATTTTCTGGATAGTGGCCGTGCTGGTCTTGGTCGCGCTCGGTTTTCCCTATGTCATGCCATTTTTCTACTAA
- the merR gene encoding Hg(II)-responsive transcriptional regulator: MQNIFGNLTIGVFAKAAGVNVETIRFYQRKGLLPEPDKPYGSIRRYGEADVTRVRFVKSAQRLGFSLDEIAELLRLEDGTHCREASNLAEHKLQDVREKMADLARMETVLSKLVCACHARKGNVSCPLIASLQGEKETSSSGAK; this comes from the coding sequence ATGCAAAATATTTTTGGGAATTTGACCATTGGCGTTTTTGCCAAGGCGGCCGGGGTCAACGTGGAGACCATCCGGTTCTATCAGCGCAAGGGCCTGCTGCCGGAGCCAGACAAGCCTTACGGCAGCATTCGCCGGTATGGCGAGGCGGATGTAACGCGGGTGCGGTTTGTGAAATCGGCCCAGCGACTGGGCTTCAGCCTGGACGAGATCGCCGAATTGCTCAGATTGGAGGATGGCACCCACTGCCGCGAAGCCAGTAACCTGGCCGAGCACAAGCTCCAGGACGTGCGCGAAAAGATGGCTGACCTGGCGCGCATGGAAACCGTGCTATCCAAGCTTGTGTGCGCCTGCCATGCACGGAAGGGGAACGTTTCCTGTCCGCTGATTGCGTCGCTCCAAGGGGAGAAAGAAACTTCCAGCTCCGGGGCGAAATAG
- the phnE gene encoding phosphonate ABC transporter, permease protein PhnE, giving the protein MNEPRPSAPAANEVYRLPPPLFGARCKACWLVAGVLVLVVLSFLTLDLKWAQFLSSDALRKMARFVGELLHPTGEAAFLQKLLKATLETLAMSALGTLIASVSGLLLALPASRTHAHDRARFKGITRLLLNALRSIPELVWAALLLIAAGLGPLAGTLALALHTTGVLGRLFAEAVENVPEGAGFALRMRGVGEGRVFCYATLPQVLPQLLSYTLYRWENNIRAAAVLGVVGAGGLGQMLAFHMGLFQMSETSAILLSMIGLVALVDACSYLVRRLMAR; this is encoded by the coding sequence ATGAATGAGCCTCGCCCGTCTGCACCTGCGGCCAACGAGGTCTATCGCCTGCCACCGCCACTTTTCGGTGCGCGTTGCAAGGCCTGCTGGCTGGTGGCTGGGGTGCTTGTGCTGGTGGTCCTGAGTTTCTTGACGCTGGACTTGAAGTGGGCGCAGTTCTTGTCCAGCGATGCATTGCGCAAGATGGCACGCTTTGTGGGCGAGCTGCTGCATCCCACGGGCGAGGCCGCTTTCCTGCAAAAGCTGCTGAAGGCCACGCTGGAAACCTTGGCCATGTCGGCCCTGGGCACCCTGATTGCGTCTGTGTCCGGCCTGCTGCTGGCTTTGCCTGCGAGCCGCACGCATGCCCACGACAGGGCCCGCTTCAAAGGAATCACGCGGCTGCTGCTCAACGCGCTGCGCAGCATTCCCGAGCTGGTGTGGGCGGCCCTGCTGCTGATTGCCGCCGGCTTGGGCCCCCTGGCCGGCACGCTGGCGTTGGCTCTGCACACCACGGGCGTGCTCGGACGGCTGTTTGCCGAGGCGGTTGAAAACGTTCCCGAAGGGGCCGGTTTCGCGCTGCGGATGCGCGGTGTGGGCGAGGGCCGGGTATTTTGCTACGCCACCTTGCCGCAGGTGTTGCCGCAGCTGCTGAGTTACACGCTGTACCGCTGGGAAAACAACATTCGTGCTGCCGCCGTGCTCGGCGTGGTGGGCGCGGGCGGCCTGGGGCAGATGCTGGCGTTTCACATGGGTTTGTTCCAGATGTCCGAAACCAGCGCCATTTTGCTGTCGATGATCGGGCTGGTGGCGCTGGTCGATGCCTGCAGCTACCTGGTGCGGCGGCTCATGGCACGCTGA
- a CDS encoding glutaredoxin family protein, translated as MKIEVFYADGCGSCSAARQELKQAVLEAFPTGAAWSEIDIVKNIDYAVELGVLTVPAVAIDGALAFAKLPTAQQLVSELAARVESN; from the coding sequence TTGAAGATCGAAGTCTTTTATGCCGATGGCTGCGGCAGTTGCAGCGCGGCCAGGCAAGAATTGAAGCAGGCGGTGCTTGAAGCGTTCCCCACCGGCGCAGCCTGGAGCGAAATCGATATTGTCAAAAATATTGACTATGCGGTGGAGCTGGGTGTACTCACCGTTCCGGCCGTTGCGATTGACGGGGCACTCGCGTTTGCCAAGCTGCCAACAGCGCAGCAGCTTGTCTCTGAGCTGGCGGCACGCGTGGAAAGCAACTGA
- the merC gene encoding organomercurial transporter MerC: MGLIARAADRAGGLGSIVSAMGCASCFPAIASLGAAIGLGFLSQYEGLFIRILLPLFAGIALLANALGWFSHRQWRRTTLGLIGPALVLAAVYLTFGWRSELLLYVGLAFMFSVSIWDFVSPAKRRGGPDGCALPPRRG, from the coding sequence ATGGGACTCATCGCACGCGCGGCCGATAGGGCCGGTGGCCTCGGCAGCATCGTGTCAGCAATGGGCTGCGCGAGCTGCTTTCCCGCCATCGCCAGCCTCGGCGCCGCCATCGGGCTGGGCTTCTTGAGCCAGTACGAAGGGCTATTCATTCGCATTCTGCTGCCGCTGTTCGCCGGCATCGCACTGCTCGCCAATGCGCTCGGTTGGTTCAGCCATCGGCAGTGGCGACGGACAACACTCGGCCTGATCGGTCCAGCCTTGGTGCTGGCCGCGGTGTATTTGACCTTTGGCTGGCGCAGCGAATTGCTGCTCTATGTTGGCCTGGCCTTCATGTTCAGCGTATCGATCTGGGATTTCGTCTCGCCAGCGAAGCGCCGCGGCGGACCGGACGGCTGCGCACTGCCGCCCCGGCGTGGCTGA